In Nitrospira sp., the following proteins share a genomic window:
- a CDS encoding tetratricopeptide repeat protein, with protein sequence MQISAGRTRSHALLLLAVMLLAALSDDAAIAQTATPGPPSERAAEIMIEQARGLIETHQDDAAVATLKTFLSAYPNSGFAGDAHLLLSTALLHNKQPTEALFYLEQLITEYPTSPLIDRARLLLATAHADLGNLDQALAYLAEARSLNDSADTKREALKLSGETLITKGDFPHAIQVWLDELNLSPEEERPAVRERIRTLIQDKMDRKGLLRLRDAYPTTFPGDLALIRLIELYTARGEDHQVERNLRVFLNRFPSHNYAKTASENLQVLKGRLKASQHVLVALLPTSGRQSPYGTEVYNGIKLALEKGRDTLGLTSVGLIVVDSETDRNLLKFQLWDVLNEYKPLAVIGPLYSKDLPLAAELAEKTNTPFITPTAALADVRRVGGYLFNTATSFSQQARRLADYAIQYLGYKRFCILHADTAYGQELARLFGQETKQFGGEIIAVESYKETDMDVGAQIKRLKAEDLKKHGHAKTVPMSKGGTRVVYEPGFDAVFLPGRSAQIGLITAQLLFHDVKVGFLGNSTWNSPDLLRYADRTIEGDVFVDGFFADSPDTTVHDFVVRYRLRHQTDPTSFAAQAYDATRLALEAIKRGATTGRAVREVLANAPDLPALSGTAAFGANGTLNRRLYVIEIKKGKFVQVD encoded by the coding sequence ATGCAAATTTCTGCTGGCCGCACACGATCCCACGCCCTGCTTCTGTTGGCCGTCATGCTTCTCGCAGCCCTTTCGGACGACGCCGCCATCGCGCAAACGGCGACACCCGGCCCGCCGAGCGAGCGGGCCGCGGAGATCATGATTGAACAGGCACGGGGGCTAATCGAAACGCACCAGGACGACGCCGCCGTGGCCACGCTCAAGACTTTTCTCTCTGCCTATCCCAATTCGGGGTTCGCGGGCGACGCCCACCTGCTGCTGAGCACGGCGCTGCTTCACAACAAACAGCCCACCGAAGCCTTGTTTTACCTCGAACAGCTCATAACGGAATATCCGACGTCTCCGCTGATCGACCGCGCCCGCCTGCTTCTGGCAACGGCCCATGCCGACCTCGGCAATCTGGACCAGGCCCTGGCCTATCTTGCGGAAGCTCGCAGCCTCAATGATTCAGCGGACACCAAGCGCGAGGCGCTCAAGCTTAGCGGGGAGACCCTGATCACCAAGGGCGATTTCCCGCACGCCATCCAGGTCTGGCTGGACGAATTAAATCTATCCCCTGAGGAGGAACGCCCCGCCGTGCGCGAGCGCATCCGGACGCTCATTCAGGACAAAATGGACCGCAAGGGGCTCCTTCGCCTGCGGGATGCGTACCCGACCACCTTCCCCGGCGACCTCGCGCTGATTCGCCTGATCGAGCTGTACACCGCACGCGGCGAGGACCACCAGGTCGAACGGAATCTCAGAGTCTTTCTGAATCGGTTTCCCTCACACAACTATGCTAAGACCGCTTCGGAAAATCTGCAGGTATTGAAGGGCCGGCTCAAGGCCAGCCAGCATGTCCTTGTCGCCCTGCTGCCGACCTCCGGACGGCAGAGTCCCTACGGCACCGAGGTCTATAATGGGATCAAGCTGGCGCTCGAAAAAGGCCGGGACACGCTCGGCCTGACGTCGGTTGGCTTGATCGTCGTCGACAGCGAGACCGACCGCAATCTGCTGAAGTTTCAACTCTGGGACGTGCTCAACGAGTACAAACCGCTGGCCGTCATCGGACCGCTCTATTCAAAGGACCTGCCGCTTGCGGCGGAACTGGCCGAGAAAACCAATACGCCGTTCATCACACCGACCGCCGCGCTGGCCGACGTCCGCCGCGTGGGCGGCTATCTGTTCAACACGGCGACAAGCTTTTCACAGCAAGCCCGCCGGCTCGCCGACTATGCCATTCAGTATCTCGGCTACAAGCGATTTTGCATCCTGCACGCCGACACGGCCTACGGACAGGAGCTGGCTCGCCTGTTTGGCCAGGAGACGAAACAATTTGGAGGGGAAATCATCGCCGTCGAGTCCTACAAAGAAACGGACATGGACGTCGGCGCTCAGATCAAGCGTCTGAAAGCCGAGGACCTCAAGAAGCACGGCCACGCGAAGACCGTCCCCATGAGCAAGGGCGGCACACGCGTCGTGTACGAGCCGGGCTTCGACGCGGTGTTTCTGCCCGGCCGATCCGCGCAGATCGGCCTCATCACTGCGCAACTGCTCTTTCACGATGTGAAAGTTGGGTTTCTCGGCAACAGCACATGGAACTCGCCGGATCTGCTGCGCTATGCCGACCGCACGATCGAGGGGGATGTCTTCGTGGACGGCTTCTTCGCGGACAGCCCCGATACGACCGTACATGATTTCGTTGTCCGCTACCGCCTGCGCCACCAGACGGACCCGACAAGTTTCGCTGCGCAAGCCTACGATGCTACACGGCTTGCGCTTGAGGCGATCAAGCGCGGTGCCACGACCGGTCGCGCGGTTCGCGAGGTACTCGCCAACGCCCCTGACCTGCCTGCGCTCAGCGGCACGGCGGCCTTCGGCGCCAATGGCACGCTCAACCGACGGCTCTATGTGATCGAGATCAAAAAAGGGAAGTTCGTCCAGGTCGATTGA
- a CDS encoding site-2 protease family protein — MNSLPQILQTISYMALPLLLAMVLHEYAHGWVADRYGDSTARMDGRLTMNPLAHIDPFGTVILPLLCLILPGGFFLGWAKPVPVNPGRLRNPRRDMALVAAAGPGMNLLLAIASGLLLSGLLAIDPTLMASWPPQPGQSPRRDLLGMLLLPIAAMALYSVFINVLLMAFNLIPIPPLDGGRILVSLLPAGPALTLSRLEPYGMLLIVALIMFDPQIHFIRLITGTLVRAMAGTILSTTGVIE, encoded by the coding sequence ATGAACTCGCTGCCGCAAATCCTCCAGACGATTTCCTACATGGCGCTACCGCTGCTGCTAGCCATGGTGCTTCACGAGTACGCGCACGGCTGGGTCGCCGACCGCTACGGCGACTCCACCGCAAGGATGGACGGGCGCCTGACGATGAACCCGCTGGCGCACATCGATCCCTTTGGCACGGTGATCCTGCCGCTGCTCTGTCTGATCCTGCCTGGCGGTTTTTTTCTCGGCTGGGCTAAGCCGGTCCCGGTCAATCCAGGACGGCTACGCAATCCGCGCCGCGACATGGCGTTGGTCGCTGCGGCCGGCCCCGGCATGAATTTGTTATTGGCCATTGCGAGCGGACTCCTGCTAAGCGGGCTGCTGGCAATCGATCCGACCCTCATGGCCTCCTGGCCGCCGCAGCCCGGGCAGTCCCCGCGCCGCGATCTCCTTGGCATGCTGCTGCTGCCGATCGCCGCCATGGCGCTCTACTCCGTCTTTATTAATGTCCTACTGATGGCGTTCAACCTCATTCCCATCCCGCCGCTCGACGGGGGACGCATTCTGGTGAGCCTGCTGCCGGCCGGCCCTGCCCTCACCTTGAGTCGACTCGAGCCCTATGGCATGCTGCTGATCGTGGCTCTGATCATGTTCGATCCACAGATCCACTTTATTCGTCTCATCACTGGCACGCTCGTCAGGGCGATGGCCGGCACCATTCTCTCCACCACAGGGGTGATCGAGTGA
- the trpS gene encoding tryptophan--tRNA ligase, producing the protein MAGKPRVLSGMQPSGLLHLGNLLGALENWKDLQETHECFFFVADWHALSTNYENTSRIKEFNRELLIDWLAAGIDPNRSTVFLQSRVPEHAILHLLLSMMVPIPWLERNPTYKEKQQEIAERDLSTYGFLGYPVLQAADILLYKPDVVPVGKDQLPHLELTREIARRFNMLYKPVFTEPKEHLTKFPKVMGTDGRKMSKSYGNTINLSDAEPVVRQKLKTMVTDPARVKRTDPGNPDVCPVFEFHKVFSPQATIDQVTRDCRTAAIGCIDCKKMVADAMVARMAPIWEGRTKMNAKPGQVEEIVQDGSARAAAVAHRTLEEVNDAMNTGQGGL; encoded by the coding sequence ATGGCCGGCAAACCGCGCGTCCTCAGCGGCATGCAGCCGAGCGGGCTGCTACACCTAGGGAATCTGCTGGGCGCCCTGGAGAACTGGAAGGATCTTCAGGAAACGCACGAGTGCTTCTTCTTTGTCGCGGACTGGCACGCGCTCTCGACTAATTATGAAAACACATCACGCATCAAGGAATTCAACCGCGAACTGCTGATCGACTGGCTCGCAGCCGGCATCGATCCGAACCGCTCCACGGTGTTTCTCCAATCTCGCGTGCCCGAGCACGCGATTCTTCACTTGCTGTTATCCATGATGGTGCCTATCCCCTGGCTGGAGCGGAATCCCACATATAAGGAAAAGCAGCAGGAAATCGCGGAGCGCGATCTCTCGACCTACGGGTTTCTCGGCTACCCCGTCCTGCAGGCGGCCGACATTCTCCTGTATAAGCCGGACGTCGTGCCGGTCGGCAAGGACCAGTTGCCTCATTTGGAACTTACACGCGAAATTGCCCGCCGGTTCAACATGCTCTACAAGCCGGTCTTCACGGAACCGAAGGAGCACCTCACAAAGTTTCCCAAGGTGATGGGTACCGACGGCCGGAAGATGAGCAAGAGCTACGGCAATACAATCAATCTCTCCGACGCCGAACCGGTCGTGCGCCAGAAACTAAAAACGATGGTCACGGACCCCGCGCGCGTGAAACGGACTGATCCGGGCAACCCGGACGTCTGTCCTGTCTTCGAATTTCACAAGGTCTTCTCGCCCCAGGCAACCATTGACCAGGTCACCCGTGACTGCCGGACTGCCGCCATCGGCTGTATTGATTGCAAAAAGATGGTCGCGGATGCGATGGTAGCACGCATGGCGCCCATCTGGGAGGGCCGGACGAAGATGAACGCGAAACCGGGCCAGGTGGAGGAAATCGTGCAGGATGGCAGCGCGCGCGCCGCCGCGGTGGCGCATCGGACGCTGGAGGAAGTCAACGACGCGATGAATACGGGGCAAGGCGGACTATGA
- the gap gene encoding type I glyceraldehyde-3-phosphate dehydrogenase, with protein MSIRIGINGFGRIGRNVLRASLGNSAFEFVAINDLTDAKTLAYLLKYDSVHGTLNAEVDAREDSLVVDGKSIKVLAMRDPKELPWKALGVDIVIESTGRFTDREGASKHLSAGATRVIITAPSPNPDATFVMGVNEQTYDAAKHTIISNASCTTNCLAPVAKILLEQFGIKHGIMTTIHSYTNDQQLLDLPHKDLRRARAAALSIVPTNTGAAKALHLVLPQLKGRLDGMAIRVPTPNVSLVDLTVEVEKDCDAASVNAAFKQASQSSLKGILKYSEAPIVSVDQNGDPHSATLDAPLTTVVDRRSVKVLAWYDNEWGYSCRVRDLIAFIASKS; from the coding sequence ATGTCCATTCGGATCGGCATCAACGGCTTCGGACGGATCGGACGCAACGTACTGCGGGCCTCGCTAGGCAACTCTGCCTTCGAGTTTGTCGCTATCAACGACCTGACCGACGCCAAAACCCTCGCCTATCTCCTGAAATACGATTCGGTCCACGGCACGCTCAACGCTGAGGTGGACGCCCGGGAGGACAGCCTGGTGGTTGACGGCAAATCCATCAAGGTCCTGGCCATGAGGGACCCCAAGGAACTGCCTTGGAAGGCGCTGGGCGTGGACATCGTGATCGAATCCACTGGACGCTTCACCGACCGTGAAGGTGCCAGTAAACATCTTTCTGCCGGCGCCACTCGGGTGATCATCACTGCCCCGTCCCCGAATCCGGACGCCACCTTCGTCATGGGTGTCAATGAACAGACCTACGACGCTGCCAAACACACTATTATTTCCAACGCCTCCTGCACGACCAACTGTCTCGCGCCCGTGGCCAAAATCCTGCTGGAGCAGTTTGGCATCAAGCACGGCATCATGACGACGATCCACTCCTATACAAACGATCAGCAGTTGCTGGACCTGCCGCACAAGGATTTGCGGCGCGCGCGCGCCGCCGCCCTCTCGATCGTCCCCACGAACACCGGCGCCGCCAAGGCGCTGCATCTAGTGCTGCCCCAATTGAAGGGCAGGCTCGACGGCATGGCCATCCGCGTACCGACGCCGAATGTCTCGCTCGTGGACCTGACAGTGGAAGTCGAGAAGGACTGCGACGCGGCGTCCGTCAACGCAGCCTTTAAGCAGGCCTCCCAGAGTTCCCTCAAGGGCATCCTGAAATATTCCGAAGCGCCGATTGTCTCTGTAGACCAGAACGGCGACCCCCATTCGGCCACGCTCGATGCTCCGCTGACGACGGTCGTCGATCGCCGTAGTGTCAAAGTGCTGGCCTGGTACGATAACGAGTGGGGCTATTCGTGCCGGGTCCGCGACCTGATCGCATTCATCGCATCGAAGTCCTGA
- a CDS encoding phosphoglycerate kinase — translation MTTRKQTIEDVVLRNKRVLIRTDFNVPLDHALQIADDTRIRSTLPTINRAVDEGAKVILCSHLGRPTSQTDTKYSLAPVAKRLQRLLGKEVTFAPDCIGPSAERLVGKMSPGDVLLLENLRFHAGEEKNDEAFAKSLAALADVYINDAFGAAHRAHASIVGITKFVKTAACGYLLKKEIEYLEGAVANPMRPFVAILGGAKVSGKIGVIENLGKRVDKVIIGGGMAFTFIKAMGMEIGSSLVEDGMLDFARGVQEHALARGVKFYLPVDCVVAASREPGAETKIVPVQEIPKGWYGLDIGPASVKLFGEAVQNAKTILWNGPMGLFENDAYARGTQAMAHSVANAYALTIIGGGDTALAVHLAGETENMSFISTGGGAALGLLEGKELPGLAALPAITA, via the coding sequence ATGACGACACGTAAGCAAACAATCGAAGACGTCGTACTGCGCAACAAACGCGTGCTGATCCGGACCGACTTCAACGTCCCACTCGACCACGCGCTGCAGATCGCCGACGACACCCGCATCCGCTCCACGCTCCCGACCATCAACCGCGCAGTGGACGAAGGCGCTAAGGTCATCCTCTGCTCGCACCTGGGACGCCCTACAAGCCAGACCGACACGAAATACAGTCTGGCGCCCGTCGCCAAACGGCTCCAGCGGCTCCTTGGTAAGGAGGTCACCTTCGCGCCGGACTGCATCGGGCCTTCGGCGGAAAGGCTCGTCGGCAAGATGAGCCCGGGTGACGTCCTGCTGCTGGAAAACCTGCGGTTTCACGCTGGCGAGGAAAAAAATGACGAGGCCTTCGCGAAATCCCTAGCGGCCTTGGCCGATGTCTACATCAACGACGCCTTCGGTGCGGCGCATCGCGCCCACGCGTCCATTGTCGGCATCACTAAATTCGTCAAGACCGCCGCCTGCGGCTACCTATTGAAAAAGGAAATCGAATACCTGGAGGGCGCAGTCGCTAATCCGATGCGCCCCTTTGTCGCGATTCTCGGTGGTGCCAAGGTGTCCGGAAAAATCGGCGTCATTGAAAATCTCGGCAAGCGCGTAGACAAGGTTATCATTGGCGGCGGCATGGCCTTTACCTTCATCAAAGCCATGGGCATGGAAATCGGCAGCTCGCTGGTCGAGGACGGCATGCTCGACTTCGCGCGCGGCGTGCAGGAGCACGCGCTGGCGCGCGGCGTGAAGTTCTACCTGCCGGTCGACTGTGTCGTGGCCGCCAGCCGCGAGCCAGGTGCCGAGACGAAAATCGTTCCCGTGCAGGAAATCCCCAAGGGCTGGTATGGGCTGGATATCGGACCGGCCTCCGTTAAACTCTTTGGCGAGGCGGTGCAAAACGCCAAGACGATTCTCTGGAACGGTCCTATGGGTTTATTTGAGAACGACGCCTATGCGCGCGGCACACAGGCAATGGCTCACTCGGTCGCCAATGCCTATGCGCTCACGATTATCGGCGGCGGCGACACGGCCCTGGCCGTCCATCTCGCCGGCGAAACTGAAAACATGTCCTTTATTTCTACCGGAGGCGGCGCCGCGCTCGGACTGCTGGAGGGCAAGGAACTTCCCGGGCTGGCTGCGCTGCCGGCCATCACCGCGTGA
- a CDS encoding triose-phosphate isomerase codes for MRRHLIVANWKMHKTAVEAAAYVRRLAPLVRQAAHTEIVLAPPFTALSVASVPAGRRFAFAAQNLHWEDAGAFTGEVSARMLVALGCTYVIVGHSERRRLCGEDDSVINKKILAATGHGLRPILCIGESPAERRQGQTTRVVTRQLQKGLRGITSQDARLLTIAYEPVWAIGTGIAASPEHIHAVHLTIRACLVKKWGARVANRMRILYGGSVNPDNVVAFVQSPEVDGVLVGGACLDPRTFAKIARRC; via the coding sequence GTGCGCCGCCACCTGATCGTCGCCAACTGGAAAATGCACAAAACGGCTGTGGAAGCCGCCGCCTACGTTCGCCGACTCGCGCCGCTTGTCCGTCAGGCTGCGCACACTGAAATCGTCTTGGCGCCGCCGTTTACCGCCCTCTCCGTCGCATCGGTGCCGGCGGGCCGCCGGTTTGCCTTCGCCGCGCAGAACCTTCATTGGGAAGACGCCGGGGCGTTCACAGGAGAAGTGTCGGCACGGATGCTTGTAGCGCTGGGCTGCACCTACGTCATCGTCGGGCACTCGGAACGCCGGCGGCTGTGCGGCGAAGACGATTCGGTCATCAATAAAAAAATCCTGGCCGCCACCGGACACGGTCTCCGTCCGATTCTCTGCATCGGCGAATCGCCGGCTGAAAGGCGGCAGGGACAGACGACCCGCGTGGTGACCCGTCAGCTTCAGAAGGGCTTGCGCGGGATTACGTCGCAGGACGCGCGGCTGCTCACGATCGCCTATGAGCCGGTCTGGGCCATCGGCACCGGCATCGCAGCGTCGCCCGAGCACATCCACGCCGTGCACCTGACGATCCGGGCCTGCCTCGTGAAAAAATGGGGCGCGCGCGTAGCCAACCGCATGCGGATTCTCTACGGCGGCAGCGTCAATCCGGACAATGTCGTGGCGTTTGTGCAATCACCAGAAGTGGATGGCGTACTTGTCGGCGGCGCTTGTCTTGACCCGCGGACCTTTGCTAAGATCGCGCGCCGGTGTTAA
- the secG gene encoding preprotein translocase subunit SecG, which translates to MYTLAVIIHVLVCFLMIASILLQSGKGAEIGAAFGGSSQTVFGSRGPGTFLSKVTIAAAIIFMLTSISLAILSKERTFSSTVIDLNKPAPAAPAHQDGATHDVPATGTATPSASEPTK; encoded by the coding sequence ATGTATACCCTGGCCGTCATCATTCACGTGCTGGTCTGTTTTCTAATGATTGCGTCCATCCTGCTGCAATCCGGCAAGGGTGCGGAGATCGGCGCGGCCTTCGGCGGCTCCAGCCAGACGGTCTTCGGGAGCCGCGGCCCGGGCACATTTCTTAGCAAGGTCACCATCGCAGCCGCCATCATTTTCATGTTGACCTCCATCAGCCTGGCCATCCTGTCCAAAGAGCGGACCTTCTCCTCGACCGTGATCGACCTCAACAAGCCGGCTCCCGCTGCCCCGGCCCATCAGGACGGCGCCACACACGACGTCCCGGCGACCGGCACAGCGACGCCTTCGGCCTCAGAACCGACCAAGTAA
- a CDS encoding branched-chain amino acid transaminase: MLEPSEKIWMDGKFVKWADANVHILTHSLHYGLAAFEGIRCYKGKSGSAIFRLPEHVDRLFESAHICLMTMPFDRKEISDAIVETVRVNKLDACYIRPLVYIGYGAMGLFPGDNPIKVAIAAWKWGSYLGDEGLEKGIRGKISSFTRHHVNVSLTRAKVSGYYVNSIMAKCEAKADGYEEAILLDPDGYVAEGTGENVFIVRGGRLITTPLTSILEGITRNAVMQLARERNIPVAEERFTRDAMYVADEVFVTGTAAELTPVRELDGRTIGNGKPGPITKSLQKTFFEIVRGEDKAHSAWLTRV; the protein is encoded by the coding sequence ATGCTGGAGCCAAGTGAAAAAATCTGGATGGATGGGAAGTTCGTGAAATGGGCGGACGCCAACGTCCACATTCTGACCCATTCTCTCCATTACGGACTCGCAGCCTTTGAAGGCATCCGTTGCTACAAGGGCAAGAGCGGCTCTGCCATCTTTCGCTTGCCTGAGCACGTGGACCGGCTGTTCGAATCGGCGCACATCTGCCTGATGACGATGCCGTTTGACCGGAAGGAGATCTCCGACGCGATCGTGGAAACCGTGCGGGTCAACAAGCTGGACGCCTGCTACATCCGTCCGCTGGTCTATATCGGCTACGGCGCCATGGGGCTCTTTCCGGGCGACAATCCGATCAAGGTGGCCATCGCGGCCTGGAAATGGGGCAGCTACCTGGGCGACGAAGGGCTGGAGAAGGGCATTCGAGGGAAAATCTCGTCCTTTACCCGTCATCATGTCAATGTGTCCCTGACGCGGGCCAAGGTGTCGGGCTACTACGTCAATTCGATTATGGCCAAGTGCGAGGCCAAGGCGGACGGCTACGAAGAGGCGATCCTGCTCGACCCGGACGGCTATGTGGCTGAGGGGACGGGGGAGAATGTGTTTATCGTGCGCGGTGGCCGGCTGATCACGACGCCGCTGACCTCGATTCTTGAAGGCATCACCCGCAACGCCGTCATGCAACTGGCAAGGGAGCGGAACATTCCCGTGGCGGAAGAGCGGTTCACGCGTGACGCCATGTACGTGGCCGATGAGGTGTTTGTCACTGGCACTGCGGCAGAACTGACGCCAGTGCGCGAGTTGGACGGGCGCACGATTGGCAATGGAAAGCCAGGGCCCATCACGAAGTCACTACAAAAAACTTTCTTCGAGATTGTGCGCGGAGAGGACAAGGCTCACTCCGCGTGGCTCACCCGCGTCTGA
- a CDS encoding DUF1566 domain-containing protein, with product MRSFRVSSAGGFHFDSLGQLHRGRAEAYDATTFKERIFVRGGVIVFAILLEVGSVATAADRFTPLLNGEAVKDSKTGLIWEQAPDKEFDVWSASVTRCKTKTVGGQTGWRAPTKDELAMLIELGRNDPSLPDGHPFSNIRSDIFWSSTPHPSDHILAYYVSFFTGQIISDQKSQTRRMWCVLDKK from the coding sequence ATGAGGTCTTTCAGAGTGTCAAGCGCAGGCGGCTTTCATTTTGACTCTTTGGGACAGCTTCACAGAGGTCGGGCGGAGGCGTATGATGCGACCACATTTAAGGAGAGAATCTTCGTGCGCGGTGGGGTGATTGTTTTCGCAATACTGTTGGAGGTGGGCAGCGTGGCGACTGCTGCTGACCGGTTCACGCCGCTGTTAAATGGCGAGGCGGTCAAGGACAGCAAGACCGGCCTGATTTGGGAACAGGCGCCGGACAAGGAGTTTGATGTCTGGAGCGCGTCGGTCACGCGGTGCAAGACGAAGACAGTTGGCGGTCAGACAGGCTGGCGCGCGCCGACCAAGGACGAACTAGCCATGCTCATTGAGCTTGGCCGTAACGATCCGTCGCTGCCGGACGGACATCCCTTCTCGAACATCCGGTCGGACATTTTCTGGTCCTCAACGCCGCACCCGTCCGATCACATCCTGGCCTACTATGTGAGCTTCTTTACGGGACAGATAATTTCTGACCAGAAATCGCAGACGCGGCGAATGTGGTGCGTACTCGACAAAAAATAG
- the rplU gene encoding 50S ribosomal protein L21, translating into MYAIVQTGGKQYRVQPGEVLQVESLPGNAGDTVELKQVCLINGDKGLQVGTPWVDRASVKAEIVRQGRTRSIMIFKKQRRKNYRRTKGHRQGFTQLRITAISA; encoded by the coding sequence ATGTACGCAATTGTTCAAACAGGTGGGAAGCAGTATCGGGTTCAGCCCGGCGAAGTGCTCCAGGTTGAGTCCCTTCCGGGTAACGCCGGCGATACGGTCGAGTTGAAACAGGTTTGCTTAATCAACGGCGACAAGGGGCTTCAAGTAGGCACGCCCTGGGTGGACAGGGCCTCAGTGAAAGCGGAAATCGTCCGTCAGGGCCGCACCCGCTCGATCATGATTTTCAAGAAGCAGCGGCGGAAAAACTACCGGCGAACCAAGGGACACCGGCAGGGTTTCACGCAGCTTCGCATCACGGCAATTTCAGCGTAG
- a CDS encoding 50S ribosomal protein L27, whose protein sequence is MATNKGGGSTRNGRDSNPQYLGVKAYGGQTVPAGTIIVRQRGTKFFPGFNVGVGRDHTIFARIAGVVKFEGERARRRVSVYPSES, encoded by the coding sequence ATGGCAACAAATAAAGGCGGCGGATCTACCAGAAACGGCCGTGACAGCAATCCCCAGTATCTCGGCGTGAAAGCGTACGGCGGTCAGACGGTACCCGCCGGCACGATCATCGTCCGCCAACGCGGCACTAAGTTTTTTCCCGGATTCAACGTGGGCGTTGGCAGGGACCACACGATCTTTGCCCGCATCGCTGGCGTCGTTAAGTTCGAAGGGGAACGCGCTCGTCGGCGGGTTAGCGTCTACCCGTCTGAGTCCTAA
- the obgE gene encoding GTPase ObgE, giving the protein MFVDEVKVFVKAGCGGNGVCSFRREKFVPRGGPDGGDGGNGGNVIMVASRRLTTLLDLRYQQQYEAGNGGNGGGSRSHGKTAPDVVIPVPLGTIIKDGQTAEILADLTAEGQRHVVARGGRGGRGNSHFATSTVQVPTRADPGTPGEERWLHLELKLLADVGLVGFPNVGKSTLIAAISAARPKIANYPFTTLVPNLGVVAVDDEQSFVIADIPGLIEGAHEGKGLGTQFLRHIERTTFLLHLVDISEWADDPVESFETLRRELTAYDPSLKTRPFAIVGTKLDLKGKGTRLDELKAFCKKRRFKFFAVSSATRESLDQLVQYIGRRVATLRAECETVS; this is encoded by the coding sequence ATGTTTGTTGATGAAGTCAAAGTTTTCGTGAAAGCCGGGTGCGGCGGCAACGGCGTGTGCAGTTTCCGACGGGAGAAGTTCGTCCCGCGCGGCGGACCTGACGGCGGCGACGGCGGCAACGGCGGCAACGTTATTATGGTCGCCTCACGGCGGCTGACGACACTACTCGACCTTCGCTACCAGCAGCAGTACGAAGCCGGGAACGGCGGCAACGGCGGCGGCTCCCGCTCGCACGGAAAAACCGCGCCCGACGTTGTCATTCCGGTTCCATTGGGCACGATCATCAAGGACGGGCAGACCGCCGAAATCCTGGCTGACCTGACGGCGGAGGGCCAGCGCCACGTCGTCGCACGCGGGGGGCGCGGCGGGCGTGGCAACTCGCACTTCGCGACGTCGACCGTGCAGGTCCCCACGCGCGCCGACCCCGGCACACCTGGCGAGGAACGTTGGCTGCATCTCGAATTGAAACTGCTGGCCGATGTCGGCCTCGTCGGATTTCCCAACGTGGGCAAGTCCACGCTGATCGCGGCGATTTCAGCCGCACGGCCCAAAATCGCCAACTACCCGTTCACCACACTCGTGCCGAACCTTGGCGTTGTGGCAGTGGACGACGAACAGAGCTTCGTTATCGCTGATATTCCGGGCCTCATCGAGGGCGCGCATGAGGGGAAAGGCCTTGGTACGCAGTTTCTCCGGCACATCGAGCGAACGACGTTTCTGCTTCACCTCGTGGACATCTCTGAGTGGGCCGATGATCCGGTTGAGAGCTTCGAGACACTGCGCCGCGAACTGACCGCCTACGATCCCTCGCTCAAAACGCGGCCCTTCGCAATCGTCGGTACCAAACTGGATCTCAAGGGTAAGGGTACGCGGCTTGACGAATTGAAGGCTTTTTGCAAAAAGCGGCGGTTCAAATTTTTTGCGGTATCGTCCGCCACGCGCGAGAGTCTGGATCAGTTAGTCCAGTACATAGGCCGGCGCGTCGCCACGCTGAGGGCTGAATGCGAGACCGTCTCTTAA